The proteins below come from a single Lodderomyces elongisporus chromosome 3, complete sequence genomic window:
- the SSU1 gene encoding Plasma membrane sulfite pump involved in sulfite metabolism has product MRQDIEQQEPQLHGDSAAVVYSEAELDNSSADKKKSFTTIQHQEQSCPETCSQTCPQDSLHDKNSSSTFQEQTNQQFEPEVDPDLEPESDSFQASNRMDYDSALNSIISARNNQNHQNNNNNNNSKFNSSDDSEKTCNESPAVSFYERFIVGDVVKNFSPAYFVSVMGTGISSSLLYHFPFPAQWLIDISYIMFAICCLLFIFNVALFTMACIYFPGRWRSYHVDPQHASFMGAFSMGYITIVNYISILTKGHHMYLVWTLWWIAVFTAMYTSFIIVYFAFFSKLNKVELDAKLNATLLLPIVAITVVSSSGHQIELDLYKQNETIITMVVSFMLWCLSISLAFMIMTLYVGRLIMHKIPPTNLIFTSFLPVGFLGQSSYSIYLFGMHLDKYIPQELLFGKILLCIGGFFATFLLSFGYFMTFVALVSIFSKIWPFARTPNPNHTNKLGLLKHNKGFWAMTFPMGTMSLGNLNLGKGAVGNHPLRAFTYMSAIFAVACILVTTACLIGCVVYSVGKIREEVKYFWSKKRRNNECCKEDGCMV; this is encoded by the coding sequence atgAGGCAAGATATCGAGCAACAAGAACCCCAACTCCACGGCGATTCAGCCGCGGTGGTTTACTCTGAAGCTGAACTCGACAACTCAAGTGCTGATAAGAAAAAATCATTCACCACTATTCAACACCAAGAACAATCTTGTCCAGAAACTTGCTCACAAACTTGTCCACAGGACTCCTTGCATGACAAAAACAGCTCAAGCACTTTTCAAGAACAAACCAACCAACAATTTGAACCAGAAGTAGATCCAGACTTGGAACCAGAACTGGACTCATTTCAAGCATCTAATCGAATGGACTATGACTCAGCGCTAAACTCTATCATCTCAGCGCGCAATAATCAGAACcaccaaaacaacaacaacaacaacaacagcaaattCAATTCCTCAGATGATTCGGAAAAGACTTGCAACGAATCACCTGCTGTTTCGTTTTATGAACGGTTTATTGTGGGAGATGTGGTGAAGAACTTTTCACCTGCATACTTTGTCTCCGTTATGGGTACCGGTATATCTTCATCGCTCTTGTACCACTTTCCATTCCCAGCTCAATGGCTCATTGATATCTCATACATTATGTTTGCCATTTGCTGCCTCCTATTCATCTTTAACGTTGCCTTGTTCACCATGGCATGCATCTATTTCCCTGGCCGCTGGAGACTGTACCACGTAGACCCACAACACGCATCATTTATGGGTGCATTTAGCATGGGCTACATCACCATCGTCAACTACATTAGCATCCTCACCAAGGGCCACCACATGTATCTCGTTTGGACACTCTGGTGGATTGCGGTGTTTACGGCAATGTACACATCATTTATCATTGTctattttgcatttttctCAAAGTTAAACAAGGTGGAATTGGATGCAAAACTAAATGCCACTTTGCTCTTGCCCATTGTCGCAATCACTGTGGTTTCATCACTGGGCCACCAAATAGAATTGGACTTGTACAAGCAAAACGAAACCATTATAACCATGGTGGTTAGCTTTATGCTTTGGTGTCTCTCAATATCATTGGCATTTATGATTATGACATTGTATGTCGGAAGATTGATCATGCACAAGATCCCGCCAACAAACTTGATATTCACCAGTTTCTTACCTGTGGGTTTCCTCGGCCAGTCGAGTTACTCCATATACTTGTTTGGCATGCACTTGGACAAATACATCCCACAAGAATTACTCTTTGGCAAGATTCTCCTCTGCATCGGCGGCTTTTTCGCAACATTCCTACTTTCCTTTGGCTACTTTATGACATTTGTTGCCCTCGTTTCCATCTTTAGCAAAATATGGCCATTTGCCAGAACTCCAAACCCTAACCATACAAACAAATTGGGTTTGCTTAAACACAACAAGGGCTTTTGGGCAATGACTTTCCCTATGGGTACTATGTCATTGGGTAACTTGAACCTTGGTAAAGGTGCCGTTGGAAATCACCCGCTCAGAGCATTCACCTACATGAGCGCTATCTTTGCTGTGGCATGTATCTTGGTCACTACTGCTTGTCTCATTGGATGTGTTGTATACAGTGTTGGAAAAATTAGAGAAGAAGTAAAGTATTTTTGGagtaaaaagagaagaaacaatGAATGTTGTAAAGAAGATGGATGTATGGTATaa
- the CDG1 gene encoding cysteine dioxygenase, with product MLLNSHHFNNSLTPQLPNNNTTVTQVNPVTPLTHVAPSTHPSTPVPIFNAKFTQLIDSLREQLKGQGLTSADIDINKIRRIMESYQSDPQDWAHLALHDPSRNYSRNGIVDINGNANLLILVWSPHKSSAIHDHADAHCCMKILQGELTESLYKLSPEGKPQLNKETKMVKQEVGYISDDIGLHRITNTSDEVSVSLHLYTPPYASMYGCSMYEMNGAKHHVDMSKYYSWQGQLVNDKNSSSC from the coding sequence ATGCTTTTAAACTCCCACCATTTCAACAACTCATTGACTCCACAGTTACCCAACAATAATACCACAGTTACACAAGTCAACCCAGTCACTCCCCTAACGCATGTTGCTCCATCTACACACCCATCAACGCCCGTACCTATCTTCAATGCGAAATTCACTCAACTTATAGACTCTCTCAGAGAACAACTTAAAGGACAAGGACTTACATCGGCAGATATAGACATCAACAAGATTAGGAGAATCATGGAGCTGTACCAATCAGACCCTCAGGATTGGGCACATTTGGCATTACATGACCCCAGCAGAAACTATTCTCGTAATGGTATTGTTGACATCAACGGCAATGCCAACTTGCTCATCCTCGTTTGGTCGCCACACAAATCAAGCGCCATCCATGACCATGCCGATGCTCATTGCTGTATGAAGATCCTTCAAGGCGAGCTCACGGAGTCTCTATATAAATTGTCACCCGAAGGCAAGCCACAATTGAATAAGGAGACGAAAATGGTGAAACAAGAAGTTGGCTACATTAGTGATGATATTGGCTTGCACAGAATCACAAACACGCTGGACGAAGTAAGTGTCAGCTTACATCTATATACCCCACCATATGCTAGTATGTATGGCTGCTCCATGTACGAAATGAATGGAGCAAAGCATCATGTTGACATGTCCAAATACTATAGCTGGCAAGGACAACTAGTCAATGATAAGAATTCACTGAGCTGTTGA
- the SRB7 gene encoding RNA polymerase II mediator complex subunit (BUSCO:EOG09265SHM): MSDRLTQLQICLDQLIDQFTATVNYINVHAPPALLDDDPTSVSNRAAKALPPQGLPGQPGQAGQQSPQDQQSPPAQQQENGKEKEQDAAQAKSQAATQVSSEDNENEFNTAIEELSTDIVLKSRQISILIDSLPGIGVSSEDQLKQIGELYNELKEVEQKRLLKIKEKDELIKNVDDLIVELASNMR, encoded by the coding sequence ATGTCCGATAGGCTTACACAGTTACAAATATGTTTAGATCAACTTATTGACCAATTCACAGCTACGGTCAATTATATAAATGTACATGCGCCGCCTGCATTACTCGATGATGATCCAACATCTGTCTCCAATAGAGCAGCAAAGGCACTTCCTCCACAAGGACTACCAGGACAACCGGGACAAGCTGGTCAGCAGCTGCCCCAGGATCAACAACTGCCGCCTGCGCAGCAACAGGAAAATGGTaaggaaaaggaacaaGACGCAGCACAAGCAAAAAGTCAAGCTGCGACTCAAGTTTCACTGGAGGATAATGAAAACGAATTTAATACCGCAATCGAAGAGCTTTCCACAGATATCGTACTCAAGAGTCGCCAGATTTCGATACTAATAGATAGTCTACCCGGTATTGGAGTAAGCAGCGAGGATcaattgaaacaaattgGTGAATTATATAATGAATTGAAAGAGgttgagcaaaaaagaCTATTGAAGATTAAAGAGAAGGACGAGTTGATAAAAAATGTCGATGACCTAATTGTTGAACTAGCCAGCAACATGCGGTGA
- a CDS encoding uncharacterized protein (CAZy:GT39): protein MLLDEKSQAQKLVERSINDSWYKQGPFRPYKVIKQQRQQQQQQQQQQQQQQQQQQQQQQQQQQQQKSSTPVQNSLSFTKTDYAVLVTLAIIAVYTRLPFTRIHSYNEKELITMDILKMYDEGEFFLDIHPPLGRLIYYMIAKLTSYLQSAQGENQIGIDILDESIVYLRLFSSLCGAASVVFIYFIMRKNSNILISLFTSLVLLLENSIVGVSRSAMLDSVLLLGQCMVIYSLRSFLRAQFYSSAWWKSGCLTGVALGWTISTKLNGWLTLIWASMVVAHELWEILGDLTITTTQWFIHVFWRIVQIMVIPLSLYTLTFWLHFEMIPKDGPQSGFVSPHFRSSLKNYRSDPVEVLYGSTITLKHNQLEQYLHSHEETYPTGSQLQQVTLYDFANDENNEWVVETPHKYYDDKLMKRVRPVKDGDVIRLYHKKTGHYLQINDFRPPISDAHDYAYEVSTNATRGLMGDDAYDFKVRIIARKSHAVNNLPLIKVRATETVFQLISKGQKCLLLGHDVKLPDWGYGQNEVVCIKEPTIPNSLWYIENNEHPMLTQMGDVIKKVDFSRQLNVVEKIGQVLKAALRFQNGFTVYEAYNDNAAYKKPTITTNPALWPLAPKANGKVIEAEIEDDPHGHKESGQISNIWGNTTIHCITTIVMIYTIIKSVFYIIRIVNPYADNYVDAPETESFYTTAMIYQLGWMIHYFPFFKIDVSLHSYNYIPALVFSILNLAEWIRYQNKYVGVLLMAGILGGVILSFFIN, encoded by the exons ATGTTACTA GATGAAAAGTCTCAAGCTCAGAAACTAGTTGAGAGAAGTATCAATGATTCATGGTATAAACAAGGACCCTTTCGACCTTACAAAGTTATTAAACAGCaaagacaacaacaacaacaacaacaacaacaacaacaacagcagcaacaacagcagcagcagcagcaacaacagcaacagcaacaacaaaaatcatcaacacCTGTTCAAAACTCGCTTTCATTCACTAAAACAGACTATGCTGTACTCGTGACTCTTGCAATCATCGCAGTGTACACGCGACTACCATTTACACGTATACACCTGTACAATGAAAAGGAGTTAATCACCATGGATATCTTGAAAATGTATGATGAAGGTGAGTTCTTTTTGGATATTCATCCACCTTTAGGTCGATTGATTTACTACATGATTGCAAAATTAACAAGTTATCTTCAACTGGCGCAAGGAGAAAATCAAATTGGAATTGACATCCTTGATGAGTCGATTGTCTATTTGCGATTATTTTCCAGTTTGTGTGGTGCTGCATCGGTCGTATTCATCTACTTTATAATGAGAAAAAACTCAAACATATTAATCAGTTTATTTACCTCATTGGTTTTATTGCTTGAGAATTCCATCGTTGGAGTCAGCAGATCTGCCATGTTGGACTCAGTACTACTTTTAGGTCAATGTATGGTGATTTATTCTTTACGTTCGTTTTTACGTGCCCAATTTTATTCATCTGCATGGTGGAAATCTGGATGTTTGACTGGTGTTGCATTGGGTTGGACTATATCGACTAAACTAAATGGATGGTTGACTTTAATATGGGCTCTGATGGTTGTGGCTCATGAATTGTGGGAAATATTGGGCGACTTGACAATAACCACTACACAGTGGTTTATACATGTATTTTGGAGAATAGTGCAAATAATGGTGATACCACTTAGTCTTTACACTTTGACTTTTTGGCTCCATTTTGAGATGATCCCTAAGGATGGTCCACAAAGTGGGTTCGTGTCACCGCACTTTCGGTCATCACTCAAAAACTATCGATCTGATCCTGTTGAGGTGCTTTATGGAAGCACAATAACGCTCAAACATAATCAACTTGAACAATATTTGCACTCGCACGAAGAAACTTACCCTACAGGCTCACAACTCCAACAAGTAACACTTTACGATTTTGCAAATGACGAAAACAACGAATGGGTAGTGGAAACGCCGCACAAATACTATGACGATAAACTTATGAAACGTGTGCGGCCAGTGAAAGACGGTGATGTTATAAGATTATACCACAAGAAAACAGGCCATTATCTTCAAATCAATGATTTTCGTCCACCAATATCCGATGCTCACGATTACGCATACGAAGTAAGCACAAATGCTACACGTGGCTTAATGGGCGATGATGCATATGACTTCAAAGTCAGAATCATTGCCAGGAAATCACATGCCGTGAATAATTTACCTTTGATCAAGGTTCGAGCCACAGAAACTGTTTTCCAACTAATCTCTAAAGGTCAAAAGTGCTTATTGCTCGGACATGATGTCAAATTACCTGACTGGGGATACGGTCAAAATGAAGTTGTGTGTATCAAGGAACCAACGATTCCAAACTCGTTATGGTACATTGAGAACAATGAGCATCCAATGCTTACTCAAATGGGCGATGTTATCAAGAAAGTTGATTTTAGTAGACAGCTCAATGTAGTGGAGAAAATTGGGCAGGTGTTGAAAGCTGCCTTGAGATTTCAAAATGGGTTTACTGTATATGAAGCATACAATGACAATGCAGCATACAAGAAACCTACTATAACAACAAACCCCGCACTTTGGCCACTTGCCCCAAAGGCAAATGGAAAGGTCATAGAAGcagaaattgaagatgatCCTCACGGACACAAGGAGTCAGGTCAAATAAGCAACATCTGGGGTAATACCACGATACATTGCATAACCACCATTGTCATGATATATACCATTATCAAATCTGTGTTTTATATTATCAGAATAGTAAATCCGTATGCAGACAATTACGTGGATGCACCAGAGACTGAGAGTTTCTACACTACCGCCATGATATACCAACTTGGATGGATGATTCATTATTTcccatttttcaaaatcgaTGTATCATTGCACTCGTATAACTATATTCCAGCACTAGTATTTCTGATTTTGAATCTTGCAGAATGGATAAGATATCAGAATAAGTATGTGGGTGTTTTATTGATGGCTGGAATTTTGGGTGGTGTAATTTTACTGTTTTTCATAAACTAG